A genomic stretch from Corynebacterium faecale includes:
- a CDS encoding tRNA (adenine-N1)-methyltransferase translates to MPYSGPFQAGDRVQLTDAKRRHFTIILEPGGSYHTHRGQIPHDEIIGADEGTVVQSTMGSDFLCFRHLMVDHVLSMPRGAAVIYPKDSAQILVEGDIFPGARVLEAGAGSGALSMALLRAIGHEGKLISYEIRDDHLEFAVNNVEEYFGERPATWDPRLGDLKDATVDNIGGPVDRIVLDMLEPWDCLEVSKNLLIPGGVFMTYVATVPQLMKVMEGLRELQCFTEPRAWESLIRDWKVEGLATRPEHRMNAHTAFLVMARRLADGVTPPRPQRRARR, encoded by the coding sequence ATGCCCTATTCCGGCCCGTTCCAAGCAGGCGACCGCGTTCAGCTCACCGACGCCAAACGCCGTCACTTCACCATCATCCTGGAACCGGGAGGCAGCTACCACACCCACCGCGGACAGATCCCTCACGATGAGATCATCGGCGCAGATGAAGGCACCGTCGTGCAGTCCACCATGGGCTCGGACTTCCTCTGCTTCCGTCACCTCATGGTGGACCACGTCCTGTCCATGCCCCGTGGCGCCGCAGTGATCTACCCGAAGGACTCCGCCCAGATCCTGGTCGAGGGCGATATCTTCCCCGGCGCCCGCGTCCTGGAGGCCGGTGCCGGTTCAGGTGCACTGTCCATGGCGCTGCTACGCGCCATCGGGCATGAAGGCAAGCTCATCTCCTATGAGATCCGTGATGATCACCTGGAGTTCGCCGTCAACAACGTCGAAGAATACTTCGGCGAGCGCCCGGCCACCTGGGACCCCCGACTGGGTGACCTCAAAGACGCCACCGTCGACAACATCGGTGGCCCTGTGGACCGCATCGTCCTGGACATGCTCGAACCCTGGGACTGCCTCGAGGTATCCAAGAACCTCCTCATCCCGGGTGGAGTGTTCATGACCTATGTGGCCACCGTGCCACAGCTGATGAAAGTCATGGAAGGCCTGCGTGAGCTGCAGTGCTTCACCGAACCACGCGCCTGGGAATCCCTCATCCGTGACTGGAAGGTCGAAGGCCTGGCCACCCGCCCGGAACACCGCATGAATGCCCACACCGCATTCCTGGTCATGGCTCGACGCCTCGCTGACGGCGTCACGCCACCTCGCCCACAGCGACGCGCGCGTCGATAA
- the aspA gene encoding aspartate ammonia-lyase codes for MSTKNNKDSEDTSKDNPQNPEQIEAPAAPLVDGEALVTTAETTATGEQTAAAKAATTRGKAARKFRIESDLIGEMEIPGEAYFGVHTLRAMDNFQISRTTINHVPEFIRGMVQVKKAAALANRRLHTLPADKAKAIVWACDQILIEGRCMDQFPIDVFQGGAGTSTNMNTNEVVANLALEYLGYEKGRYDILHPMDDVNMSQSTNDAYPTGFRLGIYASMTTLISEIDQLQVAFREKGTEFVDIIKMGRTQLQDAVPMSLGEEFQAFAANLAEEQSVLRSAMDRLLEVNLGATAIGTGVNTPSGYRHQVVASLSEVTSLEIKTARDLIEATSDTGAYVLAHSAVKRAAMKLSKISNDLRLLSSGPRAGFNEINLPARQAGSSIMPAKVNPVIPEVVNQVCFKVFGNDLTVAMAAEAGQLQLNVMEPVIGEALFQSIRILCNAAKTLREKCVVGITANADVCRAYVDNSIGIITYLNPFLGHDIGDEIGKEAAATGRSVRDLILERKLMDEETLNTVLSKENLMHPIFRGKLYLDQN; via the coding sequence ATGTCGACCAAGAACAATAAGGATTCCGAGGACACCTCCAAGGACAATCCACAGAATCCTGAGCAGATCGAGGCCCCCGCGGCTCCGCTAGTTGATGGTGAAGCTCTTGTCACCACGGCGGAAACCACAGCAACGGGAGAGCAGACCGCAGCTGCGAAGGCCGCCACCACCCGAGGCAAAGCCGCGCGGAAATTCAGGATTGAATCCGACCTCATCGGTGAGATGGAGATTCCCGGAGAGGCCTATTTCGGAGTACACACGCTGCGGGCAATGGATAATTTCCAGATCTCCCGCACCACCATAAACCACGTGCCTGAATTCATCCGTGGCATGGTCCAGGTGAAGAAGGCCGCAGCCCTGGCAAACCGTCGCCTCCATACGCTGCCCGCGGACAAGGCGAAGGCCATTGTCTGGGCCTGTGACCAGATCCTGATTGAGGGACGCTGCATGGATCAGTTTCCCATCGATGTGTTCCAGGGGGGTGCCGGCACCAGCACCAATATGAACACCAATGAGGTGGTGGCGAACCTGGCCCTTGAATATCTGGGATATGAAAAGGGCCGGTACGACATCCTGCACCCCATGGATGACGTCAACATGTCGCAGTCGACCAACGATGCCTACCCGACCGGTTTCCGCCTCGGCATCTATGCCTCCATGACCACCCTCATCAGTGAGATCGACCAATTGCAGGTGGCCTTCCGTGAGAAGGGCACCGAGTTCGTTGACATCATCAAGATGGGGCGCACCCAGCTCCAGGATGCTGTGCCGATGAGCCTGGGGGAGGAGTTCCAGGCATTTGCTGCCAACCTGGCCGAAGAACAGTCAGTTCTGCGTTCCGCAATGGACCGACTGTTGGAGGTCAACCTCGGTGCCACCGCCATCGGCACAGGAGTCAACACACCCTCCGGTTACCGCCACCAAGTTGTTGCATCCCTGTCTGAGGTCACCAGCCTCGAGATCAAGACCGCGCGTGACCTGATTGAAGCCACATCCGATACCGGCGCCTATGTCCTCGCGCACTCAGCGGTGAAGCGCGCAGCGATGAAGCTGTCCAAGATCTCGAATGATCTGCGTCTGCTGTCCTCCGGACCACGAGCCGGATTCAACGAGATCAACCTGCCCGCCCGCCAGGCTGGGTCCTCCATCATGCCCGCGAAGGTCAACCCGGTGATCCCTGAAGTGGTCAACCAGGTCTGCTTCAAGGTGTTCGGCAATGACCTCACGGTTGCCATGGCTGCAGAAGCCGGTCAGCTCCAGCTCAATGTCATGGAGCCCGTCATCGGTGAGGCGTTGTTCCAGTCCATCCGGATCCTGTGCAACGCAGCCAAGACCCTCCGTGAAAAGTGCGTGGTGGGCATCACCGCCAATGCTGATGTTTGTCGCGCCTACGTGGATAATTCCATCGGCATCATCACCTATCTCAACCCGTTCCTCGGGCATGACATCGGCGATGAGATTGGTAAGGAAGCCGCAGCGACCGGTCGCTCAGTTCGTGACCTGATCCTAGAGCGCAAGCTCATGGATGAGGAGACTCTGAACACCGTGTTGTCCAAGGAGAACCTCATGCACCCGATCTTCCGCGGGAAGCTCTACCTGGACCAGAATTAG
- a CDS encoding HigA family addiction module antitoxin yields MAISLQFRKPQHPGDVLHERFLQPRGITHYDLAKSLHITEATISNLVQRRSDLTIGLAMRLSRVFPLSTQEWIALQRDFDQANRQSA; encoded by the coding sequence TTGGCGATCTCTCTGCAGTTCCGGAAACCGCAACACCCAGGCGATGTCCTCCACGAGCGATTCCTCCAGCCCCGCGGAATCACCCACTATGACCTTGCCAAGAGCCTGCACATCACTGAAGCCACCATCTCCAATCTTGTCCAACGCCGCAGCGACCTCACCATTGGACTGGCCATGCGCCTCTCGCGCGTATTCCCACTCAGCACACAGGAATGGATCGCCCTGCAACGCGACTTTGACCAGGCCAACCGTCAGTCTGCCTGA
- the hisG gene encoding ATP phosphoribosyltransferase, whose product MLKIAVPNKGSLSERAMEILDEAGYAGRGDSKSLNVLDAANEVEFFYLRPKDIAIYVAGGQLDLGITGRDLALDSRADVHEVLSLGFGSSTFRYAAPMGEEWTVEKLDGKRIATSYPNLVRDDLASRGVDADVIRLDGAVEISIKLGVADAIADVVSTGRTLRQQGLQPFGESLCTSEAVIVGRRDEEMTPAQRVLLSRIQGILHAQNYLMLDYNVDRDYLEAASAVTPGISGPTVSPLARENWVAVRAMVPRKMANNIMDKLSSIGAEAILASEIRIARI is encoded by the coding sequence GTGCTGAAAATCGCTGTGCCCAACAAGGGCTCCCTGTCTGAGCGTGCCATGGAGATCCTCGACGAGGCAGGATACGCCGGTCGTGGGGATTCCAAGTCACTCAATGTTCTCGACGCCGCCAACGAGGTGGAATTTTTCTACCTCCGTCCCAAGGACATCGCCATCTATGTCGCCGGAGGTCAGCTTGATCTCGGCATCACCGGCCGGGATCTGGCCCTTGATTCCCGCGCTGATGTCCACGAAGTGCTCTCCCTCGGCTTTGGGTCGTCGACATTCCGTTATGCAGCGCCCATGGGCGAGGAGTGGACCGTCGAAAAGCTTGACGGCAAGCGCATCGCCACCTCCTACCCGAATCTGGTCCGTGATGATCTGGCCAGCCGTGGCGTAGACGCCGATGTGATCCGCCTTGACGGTGCCGTGGAGATCTCCATCAAACTCGGTGTCGCCGATGCCATCGCCGATGTGGTCTCCACCGGTCGCACCCTTCGGCAGCAGGGACTGCAGCCATTCGGTGAATCCCTGTGCACCTCGGAGGCGGTGATCGTGGGGCGCCGCGATGAGGAGATGACCCCGGCTCAGCGGGTACTGCTCAGCCGCATCCAGGGCATCCTGCATGCGCAGAATTACCTGATGCTCGACTACAACGTTGACCGGGATTACCTGGAGGCCGCCAGCGCAGTCACACCGGGTATCTCCGGGCCCACTGTGTCGCCGCTTGCCCGTGAGAATTGGGTGGCTGTCCGCGCCATGGTTCCACGTAAGATGGCAAACAACATCATGGATAAACTTTCCAGTATCGGAGCAGAGGCCATCTTGGCTTCAGAGATCCGGATCGCGCGAATCTAG
- a CDS encoding phosphoribosyl-ATP diphosphatase, which translates to MMYCVKTFDSLYEELLDRAQNRPEGSGTVAALDKGVHHIGKKVIEEAGEVWIAAEYQSDEELAEEISQLMYWTQVMMVARGIKPEDVYKNL; encoded by the coding sequence ATGATGTACTGCGTGAAGACATTTGACTCGCTGTACGAAGAACTTCTTGACCGTGCCCAGAACCGCCCTGAGGGTTCCGGAACCGTAGCCGCATTGGACAAGGGTGTCCATCATATCGGCAAGAAGGTCATCGAAGAGGCCGGCGAGGTCTGGATCGCAGCCGAGTACCAGTCTGATGAAGAGCTGGCTGAGGAAATCTCACAGCTGATGTACTGGACCCAGGTGATGATGGTTGCCCGTGGCATCAAGCCTGAAGACGTCTACAAGAACCTCTAG
- a CDS encoding M18 family aminopeptidase, translated as MHVTDDFLSFLSLSPSSYHAADTVARRLIHEGFVPQDESDAWDATPGGHVLVRGGAVIAWWVPENASPDSGFRIIGSHTDSPGFKLKPRGDLQSHGWQQAGVEVYGGPIYASWLDRELSLAGRIALCDGSVKLVNTGAILRIPHVAIHLDRTVNSNLTLNPQQHLQPVFAVGDPDVSIMDVLAEAAGVEPYDIIAHDLITVDTQVPEVFGAHGDFIAAGRLDNLSSVQPSMTALIAAAQSEDAGDDILVLAAFDHEEVGSNSTTGAGGPLLEDVLIRTARALGADEDERRRMFTRSTMVSADAAHSIHPNHAGKHDPVNHPIIGQGPVLKVNANQRYTSDAVTSGMWIRACQSAGVPHQVFAGRNDVPCGSTIGPISATRLGIASVDVGIPLLSMHSAREMAGVKDLGWFEKALEAYLVN; from the coding sequence ATGCATGTGACCGATGATTTCCTGAGTTTCCTGTCGTTGAGCCCGAGTTCCTACCACGCCGCTGACACCGTGGCGCGCCGCCTGATCCACGAGGGGTTCGTGCCCCAGGATGAGTCGGATGCCTGGGACGCTACCCCGGGTGGTCATGTTCTGGTGCGGGGCGGTGCCGTCATTGCCTGGTGGGTGCCCGAGAATGCCTCCCCGGATTCCGGGTTCCGTATCATCGGCTCCCATACGGATTCTCCCGGTTTCAAACTCAAGCCCCGCGGCGACCTGCAGTCGCACGGTTGGCAGCAGGCCGGCGTCGAGGTCTACGGCGGCCCCATCTACGCCTCCTGGCTTGACCGTGAGCTGTCGCTGGCCGGCCGCATTGCGCTTTGCGACGGTTCCGTCAAACTCGTCAACACCGGTGCCATCCTGAGGATCCCCCACGTGGCGATCCACCTGGACCGCACCGTCAACTCCAACCTCACACTCAACCCGCAGCAGCACCTGCAGCCGGTGTTCGCAGTGGGGGATCCGGATGTCTCCATCATGGACGTCCTGGCAGAGGCCGCCGGTGTGGAACCCTATGACATCATCGCCCATGACCTGATCACCGTGGACACCCAGGTCCCGGAGGTTTTCGGTGCCCATGGCGATTTCATTGCCGCTGGCCGTCTGGACAACCTCTCCTCAGTACAGCCCTCCATGACAGCCCTCATCGCCGCTGCCCAGTCGGAGGACGCCGGAGATGACATCCTCGTACTAGCTGCCTTTGATCACGAGGAGGTGGGGTCTAATTCCACCACCGGTGCCGGAGGCCCGCTCCTGGAAGATGTACTCATCCGCACTGCCCGCGCACTGGGCGCAGATGAGGATGAGCGCCGTCGCATGTTCACCCGCTCCACGATGGTCTCAGCCGATGCCGCCCACTCCATCCACCCCAACCACGCGGGCAAACACGATCCGGTGAATCATCCCATCATCGGCCAGGGGCCGGTGCTCAAGGTCAACGCCAATCAGCGCTACACCTCAGATGCCGTCACCTCCGGCATGTGGATCCGCGCCTGCCAGTCAGCAGGGGTCCCACACCAGGTGTTCGCCGGCCGCAACGATGTGCCGTGTGGTTCCACCATCGGACCCATCAGTGCCACCCGCCTGGGTATTGCTTCCGTGGATGTGGGCATCCCACTGTTGTCCATGCACTCAGCCCGGGAGATGGCCGGTGTGAAGGATCTGGGATGGTTCGAGAAGGCCCTTGAGGCCTATCTGGTAAATTAA
- a CDS encoding RecB family exonuclease: MTSSEKTTAPSKPRPLALSPSRAGDYQQCPLLYRLRAIDRLPEPKTVAQVKGTLVHAVLEEMHKLPREQREYPAAVKRLKPHWSDMCDKDSDLNDLVPEDQLYDFLVDCRTLLRGYFEMENPQGFDASDVEMYVDTVLPNGVPVRGFIDRVDTAPSGEVRVVDYKTGKKPKPQWSQQATFQMLFYALVYWRLFDQIPAQLRLMYLKVNDSMFLAPSREQLEYFERDLGDLWAKIEMDGKSGRFRTKTSKLCGWCPHQALCPEFGGVPPEYPGWPGSTADVAQE; encoded by the coding sequence ATGACCAGCTCTGAAAAAACCACCGCTCCCTCCAAACCACGCCCACTGGCGCTGTCACCGTCACGCGCCGGGGATTATCAACAATGCCCGCTGCTCTACCGACTTCGGGCAATCGACCGCCTGCCTGAACCGAAGACGGTGGCCCAGGTCAAGGGCACCCTTGTACACGCGGTTTTAGAGGAGATGCATAAGCTGCCTCGTGAACAGCGGGAGTATCCGGCTGCGGTCAAGAGGCTGAAGCCCCACTGGTCGGATATGTGCGACAAGGATTCAGACTTGAATGATCTGGTTCCAGAGGATCAGCTCTATGATTTCCTGGTGGACTGCCGGACGCTGCTGCGCGGCTATTTTGAGATGGAGAATCCCCAGGGTTTTGATGCCAGCGACGTGGAGATGTACGTGGATACGGTGCTGCCCAACGGTGTTCCCGTGCGCGGATTCATCGACCGCGTGGATACCGCGCCCAGCGGCGAGGTACGCGTGGTCGATTATAAGACCGGCAAGAAGCCCAAACCACAGTGGAGCCAGCAGGCAACCTTCCAGATGCTGTTCTACGCGCTGGTGTACTGGCGGCTATTCGACCAGATCCCGGCGCAGCTGCGCCTGATGTACCTCAAGGTCAACGATTCGATGTTCCTCGCCCCGTCGCGTGAGCAGTTGGAGTATTTCGAACGTGACCTGGGTGATCTCTGGGCGAAGATCGAGATGGACGGGAAGTCGGGTCGCTTCCGCACCAAGACATCCAAGCTGTGTGGCTGGTGCCCACATCAGGCGCTGTGCCCGGAGTTCGGGGGCGTGCCACCGGAGTACCCGGGGTGGCCGGGCAGCACGGCTGATGTGGCCCAGGAATAA
- the arc gene encoding proteasome ATPase, with product MAAMASPTDPSSFSEFNREEMTRLADEARALKRTNQDLGARNAKLAEMLKSSRDKLSMMYEQLEDMAQPPSLYGTFLEMSQDGKSAEIFAGGRRMRVATSPMLCAGDLMPGVQVRLGEGNQVLEACDFEQTGDLATLMEMVGRDRALISDRSGEERVVKLAGPLMDRTRKLPRPGDTLLVDRRAGYAFENIPKTEISKLALEEAPDVSYADIGGLDDQIELIQDAVELPFLHPEMYRAYNLHPPKGVLLYGPPGCGKTLIAKAVANSLSQRIGEAGTSYFINVKGPELLNKYVGETERQIRVIFERARELAGDGRPVIIFFDEMESIFRIRGSGVSSDMETTVVPQLLAELDGVEDLSNVIVIGATNREELIDPAILRPGRLDIKIRVQRPNRDGARDIFARYITDAIPLAVPAQQLIDAAIEHLFSPRPYVRLTLIDGTLETLNYHDFVSGAMIANIVDRAKKSAIKDHIEGRTTGLTIKHLVEAIDQENQQSEDLPNTSNPDEWSKITGRQGKRVTHAEVV from the coding sequence GTGGCAGCCATGGCTTCACCAACAGACCCCAGCTCCTTCTCTGAGTTCAACCGCGAGGAGATGACCCGACTCGCCGATGAAGCGCGGGCGCTCAAACGCACCAACCAGGACCTGGGCGCCCGCAACGCCAAACTGGCGGAGATGTTGAAATCATCACGCGACAAACTCTCGATGATGTACGAACAACTCGAGGACATGGCCCAGCCACCCTCGCTCTACGGCACCTTCCTGGAGATGTCGCAGGACGGCAAGAGCGCAGAAATCTTCGCTGGCGGCAGGCGCATGCGCGTGGCCACCTCACCCATGCTGTGCGCCGGCGACCTCATGCCCGGCGTCCAGGTACGCCTTGGTGAAGGCAACCAGGTCCTGGAGGCCTGCGACTTCGAACAAACCGGTGACCTGGCCACCCTCATGGAGATGGTTGGCCGCGACCGCGCGCTGATCTCTGACCGTTCCGGCGAGGAACGCGTGGTCAAACTCGCAGGCCCCCTCATGGACCGCACCCGCAAACTGCCACGCCCGGGAGATACCCTCCTGGTGGATCGCCGCGCCGGGTATGCCTTTGAGAATATCCCCAAGACGGAAATCTCCAAGCTGGCGCTGGAGGAGGCCCCGGATGTGTCCTATGCCGACATCGGTGGTCTGGACGATCAGATCGAACTGATCCAGGATGCCGTCGAATTGCCGTTCCTGCATCCGGAGATGTACCGCGCCTACAACCTGCACCCACCCAAGGGCGTGCTGCTCTACGGACCACCTGGGTGTGGCAAGACGCTGATTGCCAAGGCGGTGGCCAATTCCCTGTCCCAGCGGATAGGGGAGGCCGGCACTTCCTATTTCATCAACGTCAAGGGCCCGGAGCTGCTCAACAAGTACGTCGGTGAGACTGAGCGCCAGATCCGCGTGATCTTCGAACGCGCCCGCGAGCTGGCGGGTGATGGCCGCCCCGTGATCATCTTCTTCGATGAGATGGAATCCATCTTCCGCATCCGTGGTTCAGGTGTCAGCTCCGACATGGAAACCACCGTGGTCCCACAGCTGCTCGCCGAACTGGATGGCGTGGAGGACCTGTCCAACGTGATTGTCATCGGGGCCACCAACCGTGAAGAGCTCATTGACCCCGCCATCCTGCGCCCGGGCCGCCTGGACATCAAGATCCGTGTCCAGCGCCCCAACCGCGACGGTGCGCGTGATATCTTCGCCCGCTATATCACCGACGCGATCCCGCTGGCAGTGCCAGCGCAGCAACTCATCGACGCCGCGATCGAGCACCTGTTCAGCCCACGCCCGTACGTGCGCCTAACGCTTATCGACGGCACCCTGGAAACCCTGAACTACCACGACTTCGTCTCCGGGGCGATGATCGCCAACATCGTCGACCGCGCCAAGAAAAGTGCCATCAAGGACCATATCGAGGGCCGCACCACCGGTCTGACCATCAAGCACCTGGTGGAAGCCATTGATCAGGAGAATCAACAGAGCGAGGATCTGCCCAATACCTCCAATCCAGATGAGTGGAGCAAGATCACCGGACGCCAGGGCAAGCGCGTCACCCACGCCGAGGTGGTGTGA
- a CDS encoding MFS transporter: MPTPVTEAANAEKTGEKKLFTPTFAMGWLINFSFFLVFYYLITVMALYAVREFAASDFAGGFASSSFVVGATIARLFSGFVVDRFGRRRILLIAAVLAVIASSLYLVADSLALLIGVRMLHGLAFSLASTSVMALTQSVIPPTRRAEGTGYLSLTTTLAAAVGPALALVLVDTYNYDVLFWVALATSVISLIASLFLRDPAGNSVNRSITWSLKTVVHPAVLPIAAFMMIIALCYAGVLTYINPYAEERGLITGAAFFFIAYAVTMLVTRPFLGRIQDRRGPNPVVAFGLFWLFIALLLLSVADTDWLVILAGACTGMGYGTLMPAAQAMSVDAVSPHQIGTALSTLFLLVDIGFGLGPLLLGVLLGWVGYGTLYLILSGGVVCAGIYYLIILLLKRRQARARVSGI; the protein is encoded by the coding sequence ATGCCAACGCCCGTGACTGAAGCGGCCAACGCGGAGAAAACCGGTGAGAAGAAACTATTCACCCCCACCTTCGCCATGGGGTGGTTGATCAATTTCTCCTTCTTCCTGGTCTTCTACTACCTCATCACCGTCATGGCGTTATATGCGGTCCGCGAGTTCGCGGCCTCTGACTTCGCCGGCGGTTTCGCCTCCAGCTCCTTCGTGGTTGGCGCCACAATTGCACGACTATTTTCTGGTTTTGTAGTGGACCGATTCGGCCGTCGCCGGATCCTGCTCATTGCCGCCGTTCTGGCCGTTATCGCCTCATCCCTCTACCTTGTGGCAGATTCTCTGGCCTTACTCATCGGCGTACGCATGCTTCACGGTCTCGCGTTCAGCCTGGCCAGCACCTCGGTGATGGCGTTAACCCAGTCGGTGATCCCGCCCACCCGACGCGCGGAGGGCACCGGTTACCTCTCCCTGACCACCACTCTTGCTGCTGCGGTCGGTCCGGCTCTCGCCTTGGTCCTTGTGGATACCTATAACTATGACGTGCTCTTCTGGGTGGCTCTTGCCACCTCCGTGATCTCACTGATTGCGTCACTGTTTCTCCGGGACCCGGCAGGCAACAGCGTGAACAGGTCAATCACCTGGAGCCTGAAAACCGTGGTGCATCCCGCGGTCCTGCCCATTGCTGCATTCATGATGATTATCGCTCTGTGCTACGCAGGGGTGCTCACCTATATCAATCCTTATGCCGAAGAGCGGGGATTGATTACCGGTGCCGCCTTCTTCTTCATCGCCTATGCAGTGACCATGTTGGTGACCCGACCTTTCCTCGGCAGAATCCAGGATCGACGTGGCCCCAACCCGGTGGTGGCGTTCGGCCTCTTCTGGCTCTTCATCGCCTTGCTCCTGCTTTCCGTGGCAGATACCGATTGGTTGGTGATTCTGGCTGGTGCCTGCACAGGCATGGGATACGGCACACTCATGCCGGCGGCCCAGGCCATGTCGGTGGATGCGGTGTCACCACACCAGATTGGTACAGCACTGTCCACACTATTTCTCCTGGTCGACATCGGTTTCGGTTTAGGGCCGCTGCTCCTCGGTGTGTTGTTGGGGTGGGTTGGGTACGGCACGTTGTATCTGATTCTTTCCGGGGGCGTTGTCTGCGCAGGCATCTACTACCTGATCATCCTCCTACTGAAACGTCGCCAGGCACGGGCAAGAGTATCCGGGATTTAA
- a CDS encoding MarR family winged helix-turn-helix transcriptional regulator — MANHDLYSQLSYEHMLSSRYALHNAPPHGREWSLDRSAALLLSRLDVEGPMSVSELAEALDLDISTIHRQVAAAMKSGLIERLNDPDGGQARKHRPTQEGLDRLRAEFKSRDHLSQQVTQTWSPEELETFLKLLTRFNQDLETLRGSEWPRPYPTERE, encoded by the coding sequence TTGGCAAACCACGATCTATACTCCCAGCTCTCCTATGAACACATGCTCTCTTCGCGCTACGCCCTGCACAACGCCCCACCGCACGGGCGGGAATGGAGCCTCGACCGAAGCGCAGCCCTGCTGCTGTCCAGGTTGGACGTGGAGGGACCGATGAGTGTCAGTGAACTCGCAGAGGCACTGGACCTTGATATCTCGACGATCCACCGCCAGGTGGCTGCCGCCATGAAGTCCGGTCTCATTGAACGACTCAACGACCCCGATGGGGGCCAGGCCCGGAAACACCGCCCCACGCAGGAGGGTCTGGACAGACTCCGTGCGGAATTTAAAAGCCGCGACCACCTCTCCCAACAGGTCACACAAACCTGGTCCCCCGAGGAGCTGGAGACATTCCTAAAACTGCTCACCAGATTCAATCAGGACCTCGAAACCCTCCGCGGCTCCGAATGGCCACGGCCCTACCCGACCGAACGGGAATAG
- a CDS encoding HNH endonuclease signature motif containing protein gives MDTTEAIKLLDTALSSLLKHYTDDPQASHFNQVDIKTFEELTNQIPMITAGMTKTAALANAATLVGSTHIIDYLVKELGLSQAEAWARARRAEEFFGDVLPTAKPAPEADPNPQTETEQERSEREAREAEARAREAENRKRRREEAAHRKLAAEKVDIINQELSYLNQDTTPSRSELYELALAEASNRRPEDLRKWVRAAVEKANHRAKDPFAATKNRYVHVGKQDANGGCRISIYLDGEGAALLNAALAGSNKKGHGLSLEDPSKDRRSFSQRKADALVQILKDYNSGRLSRRGGVGTIVVSLSAKDVADLPEAQPDKRFPTNTGINLTASEILRLGAARYDFGAVLDPDSGRPLHLGRTSRSASLNQRLALLASELVCSGEGCDEPADNSDVHHIEPWYAGGVSDIENFTFRCFKHHPDNDDTRTGQGNKGYADHDPDSGRVGHRKPDGTVGLNESTAQQESGGAKIRDQDESRPPGCPF, from the coding sequence GTGGACACTACAGAGGCAATCAAATTACTGGACACCGCTCTATCCTCGTTGCTAAAGCACTACACCGACGATCCACAGGCCAGTCACTTCAATCAGGTGGACATCAAGACATTCGAGGAGCTCACCAACCAGATTCCGATGATCACCGCGGGCATGACCAAGACGGCCGCGCTTGCCAATGCCGCCACCCTGGTGGGATCGACGCACATCATTGATTATCTGGTGAAAGAACTGGGTTTGTCCCAGGCCGAGGCGTGGGCCAGGGCTCGTCGGGCCGAGGAGTTCTTCGGTGATGTCCTGCCCACTGCCAAGCCTGCTCCCGAGGCTGATCCGAATCCACAGACCGAAACCGAGCAGGAGCGTTCAGAGCGGGAAGCCCGCGAAGCTGAAGCCCGGGCGCGCGAGGCAGAAAACCGCAAGCGACGTCGAGAGGAGGCTGCGCATCGCAAACTGGCTGCCGAGAAGGTTGACATCATCAACCAGGAACTCAGTTACCTCAACCAGGACACCACGCCGTCCCGCTCCGAGCTCTATGAATTAGCACTGGCTGAAGCATCCAACCGTCGCCCCGAGGATCTACGCAAGTGGGTGCGGGCCGCAGTGGAGAAAGCGAATCACCGCGCCAAGGACCCCTTCGCCGCCACGAAGAACAGATATGTCCACGTGGGCAAACAGGATGCAAACGGTGGCTGCAGGATTTCCATCTACCTGGACGGTGAAGGGGCGGCCCTTCTCAATGCCGCATTGGCGGGATCGAACAAAAAGGGCCACGGCCTCAGCCTTGAGGATCCATCCAAAGACAGGAGAAGCTTTTCCCAGCGGAAAGCAGACGCTCTGGTCCAGATTCTCAAGGACTATAATTCCGGCAGACTCTCCCGTCGTGGTGGGGTGGGAACGATCGTGGTCTCCCTGTCCGCAAAGGATGTCGCGGACTTACCGGAGGCACAACCGGACAAGCGCTTCCCCACCAACACCGGCATCAACCTCACCGCTTCGGAGATCCTGAGGCTGGGGGCCGCGCGCTATGATTTCGGCGCTGTCCTTGACCCCGATTCCGGCCGGCCGCTGCACCTTGGTCGCACAAGTAGATCAGCAAGCCTCAACCAGCGACTGGCGCTGCTGGCATCGGAGCTGGTGTGCTCGGGGGAAGGCTGCGATGAACCCGCTGACAACAGCGATGTCCACCACATCGAGCCCTGGTACGCCGGTGGAGTCAGTGACATCGAAAACTTCACTTTCCGTTGTTTCAAACACCACCCTGACAACGATGACACCAGAACAGGTCAAGGCAACAAGGGTTATGCCGACCACGATCCGGATTCGGGACGAGTTGGTCACCGAAAACCCGATGGCACGGTCGGATTGAACGAATCCACGGCCCAACAGGAATCCGGTGGGGCGAAAATCCGGGACCAGGACGAGAGCAGACCCCCGGGGTGTCCGTTCTGA